TTCAGTAAAACGTCGAAACCCGACCCGAAACCCGAGCCCGATCCAACACCTGTTCCTCCGATCTACCATACCGTCACCCTCCCTCAAGTAGAAGGAGCAACCACCGACCCTGTAGCCGGCCAGTACGAAGTAGAAGCCTGGAGCAGTTTCCGTTTCTACCTGACACTCGACAAGGAATACGACCAGTCCTCTCCCATCGTCACCACCGACCGGGGCGAAACGATCACCCCACGTTCAAGCGACGGTGCATACATTATCAAATATGTACGCCAACCTATCGCGATCAGTATCGACGGTATCGTCCGCAATCCCGACCCGGTTGCCAACGAAACAATCAGCACAAACGAGACGACTGTCCGTGCAGAAGGCGCTTATCTACATCTCCACACGTCCCATCTCGAAACGGTATTCATCTACACGTTCAACGGGACACTCTTACATAAATACGACAACCTATCGGGAGATAAGTCTCTTTGGTTACCGCAAGGCAATTATATTGTCATAGCAGGAAATAAGAGTTTCAAGATACAGATACAAAAATAACACGAGGACACCCTAACGAGGCAAGCCTCCATATAGAAAAAGCCTCAAAAGAATTATTCGTATAACCATCCGCGATAGCGTATTGTAGCCTGCCTGTAGAAATATTAACCTTGCCATAAAAATAAAATTATGGATAAAGTTAAACTCTACAGGCAGGTTTTTTCTGCTTTTAAAGAACTATGTGCTTCAGGAAAGCAACCAGGTTCATTTAGTGATTATTGTCGGGAACATGGGGTGTCTCAATGTCAAATGCCAATTGTTCTCAAGGGTGAATTCCAACAGGTACAAACTATTACAGGATATAGAAGACTAACAGGGAAAGGCCTCCTTTACTCTCAAATTTACGATGATTTTAAAGAACTGTGTGCTGAAGGAAAACAACCGGGAACATTCCAAAGTTTTTGTGACAAACATGGAGTAACCCGTAAGCAAATACACAATTATCTTAACTCCCACAAACTAAAGGTTGTCGGTTTGCCCGGATACTCGGAACCGATAGGGCATAAACGAGAACAATACCAGGAAGTACCTTTTGAAGACATTATCTTTGAAGAAGCAGGTTTTCTTCCCTCCACCCTTGACCGTGTTATAACAGTGAAAGTGGATGGACACGTAACTGTCAGTTTTCCCTCTGACACAGATATTGATGTTATAGCAAAGTTTGTCGACAGGACAAGAAAGGAGGCAGGTTATGTGGGGGCTTGAACAGGGTTTGCGATTATGGGTATGCCCATCTCCGGTATCAATGCGTTATGGTATACGCGGACTGACACAAAAGGTGTGGTCATGGAAAGGCCATTCACCTGCCTCGGGTGATGTTTATGTGTTCACGTGACCGCAAGACCATGAAGGCTTTAAGATGGGATGGCGATGGATTTTTAATGTACACTAAAAGATTGTCGCAAGGGCATTTCAGAGAAGTCGCCAAAAAAGATGATACGAGTGTTCGCCGGCTTCAGTGGGACGATTTTTATATGTTGATGAGAGGTCTGACGCCTGTAAAGGTTACAGTCGAAAGTCGCTTCAGAATGGCCGTTAAATAGTATTTAATGTATTGACAATCAGCAATAATAACACCTATTAAAGTTGCCTGTATCAGATATTTTTCATATCTTTAGAGTATGAAAAAAGATGAACTGATAGAACTGTTACAACGCCAAATCGACTTTCTTCAAGGGAAGTTAGATGTGGCACTGAGTTCTGTCAGTTCGCTTACTTTAACAAATGAAAACTGATTGCAACCGTAGAAGAACTGCGCAAACAGATAATCTCGCTGGAGGATGTGGTCAAAGGAAAAGGTGCAGAACTAAGCAAAGAGAAGGCTGCACGTAAAGCGGTGCAGCGTTTACAAGGTTCATCCTCTGAAATGCAGGCAAAACCGATAGAAGCTGTTGCCGGGCAGACAGAGCAGAAGCCTCAAAGAAAACGGACTAATAATGGTGCTAAAAGAAAAACTCATCCGGAGTGTAAGGTTGAAATTATCGAGGTTGAGCCTGACACTCCTGACTTCAGAGCTGAGTTGGCTACATTTATCGGAACATGTGAGGTGGTACGGTATGAAATGATACCAACACGCTTTATCAAGAAAATATACAAGATAAAGAAGTATGTTCAGGATGACAAGGTCTTCAAAGGAATGGCACCTGTAGCGCCTCTTTTCAACTCTCAGTATACGGCATCTTTTATAGCCGGACTCGCGGAACTGCGCTATCTACATGGAATGCCACTTGAGAATGCAGTCGAATACTTCCGTGCACACGGCTTTGATCTTGACAAGGGTACCGCACAGAAACTTGTCAGCAAGACAAAGGTGCAACTGGAAAATCTGTATAAGGCTCTTGCTAAAGCCATACTTGATGACAATTATATCTGTGGTGATGAAACATATCAAAAAGTGCGACTTCAGGTAGCTACTCCATCGGGAAAGAAAATCAAAAAAGGATATATATGGGTATTCGTCGGTATGACCACAGGTCTTGTTTTCTTCTTTTATGATGACGGCTCACGCAGTGCTGAGGTGTTTGAACGCCAGATTAAGGGCTTCAAAGGAGCCTTTCAATGCGATTATTACTACGGCTATCGCAATATCGGCATCGGTGAGATGACCGGAATAAAACGACTGCCATGTCTTCAGCATATAAAGCGCAAGTTTCTTGATATAAAGGATAATAGTCAAGCTCAGGAAATAGCAAAACTCTTTGGTTTGCTGTATCACTTTGAGCACATGCATCGCATCGGTAAAGATGGATGGACAGAGAACACACACATTCAGTGGAGACAGCGATACTCAAAGGTGATACTTGAGAAAATCTACATGAGGCTAATTGCTGCAAAAGACCGTACTGGCATACCACCCGATGACCCTTTGCTCGCAGCTACTAATCACGCTCTTAAACAATGGCATGAGATACCGTTGATTTTTGCATCACCGACATATCGACTTGACAACAATGAAGTGGAGCGGATCAATCGCTACATATCCCTGACGCGCCGCAGGTTTACAATAGGCTCCCACACAGGAGCCGAAGCTGCTGCATTGTATCACTCGTTGGCAATAACATGTCACCGATGTGGAGTTTATGTGTTTGATTACTTCTGTGACATCATTGACAAATGTGCTGCATGGGCACCAAACACTCCCATAGAAAAATATCGCGATTTACTGCCTGATCGTTGGATACATACGCAAAAATAGCCGTCCAAATAAACTGGACGGCTATTTTTTATTGCCTTATCTGCTATCGCGGATGGTTATACAATTATTCATCTTTTGAGGCTTTTCTATATATGATATTATTGAAGTTTGACTATTTTAATACCATCATTACTTAGTTTCTGAACCGGCGTTCCTTCCGATATTGAAAACAATTTCTATCTTTGCAATACTATTCATCGAACAAATAGATCAGATAGAATAAGGCTAATACAAACCTTAAAAGAGAATTAAAATGGATGCAAATATGAGACTGGATGCAGATAAAATAGAATTAGCGAAAGCAATCCTATCTATCACAAGTAAAGATGTTTTGGATAAAGTCAAAAGCCGGTTGACAGATATTCTGGATTTCCATGAAAAGGAAGAGCAACTTACGCCATATACCTTGGAAGAACTTCATGCCCGTATCGACCACTCTATTGCAGAGTTAGATGCAGGAAAAGGTATTCCCAGTAGCGAGGTTTTTCATAAAATGGAACAAAAATATCCTTGGCTATGCAAGTAATATGGTCTCCTGACGCAGAAAAAGAACTTAACGACCTTGTCGAGTATTGCCTTATTACATTTGGGAAACGAACAGCAAGCAACGTTTATCAACGAATCAGGCATTATGAAATACTTTTAGCCCAAAACCCTTTAATGGGAAAATACGAAATATTATTAGAAAAATACCCGCAAGGATTTCGTAGTATTGTGGAGCACAGCCATTATAAACTCATTTATTTTATCGACAAACAAAAAAATATAATTAATATCGTTGATATTTGGGATACACGCCGTGCCCCTGAAAATCTTGTTAATAGGTTGAAGTAGATCCTTTTCACTTCAACCTATTAACCTTTGCTACATCCGTCAGTCTCACACAGCCTGTTGCACCCAGTTGCTCCAATATAAGTAAATTCAGAACTTTCTAAATATATACCTTTTCCCTTCACTATCCAGAATAAGCTGTTTTCCGCTCAGTTTCTCGATAGTAAATACACGCGTTTTGGAGTTCCAATCCGTATAGGGCAAAAACTTGTCCAAGGTATTCGGATTGTGTTCCAATTCCAATGTCAACTTGTTTTCATCCACCGTATTGTAACCATAACGGTAAAGAACAGAGTTGGAATCAGGCTGATATATCTGATACATAAACAGTATATTCTGAAAATTATAAAATACCGTATCAGCCTGTATCACTTCTCCGTTCGCCTCCACCTGCTGCAGTTGCCATTTGCCTTCCAGCTTGTGTTCCGTATCATTATTACATGCAGCCATCAAGATTGCAACAGCGGCTATTATCCAGTATTTCATTCCTTTCATATTATAACAAACCTTTTGTACTTGGTAGTTCATATTTATAAATATCACGACGTATAGCCATTTTCACAGCCCTTGCCAAAGCCTTGAAAATACCTTCTATCTTATGGTGTTCGTTCGTTCCTTCCGCTTTAACATTCAGATTCATGCGGGCGGCATCACTCAGGCTCTTAAAGAAATGAAGGAACATTTCCGTCGGCATATCTCCCACCATCTCACGGTGGAACTCAGCGTCCCAGACCAACCACGGACGTCCGCCGAAATCGAGGGCTACGCTACACAGGCAATCATCCATAGGCAGACAATAGCCGTACCGCTCAATACCGCGCTTATCGCCCAGGGCTTTCAGCAATGCCTCTCCAAGAGCGATCGCCGTATCTTCAATCGTATGATGTTCGTCGACGTTCAGATCACCCTTTACACGTATAACCAAATCCATACCGGAATGTTTTCCTATCTGGTCCAGCATATGGTCAAAAAAACCTAATCCGGTCGAGATTTCAGTCTTTCCGTTGCCGTCGAGATTTACTTCGACATAGATATCCGTCTCTTTGGTGGTGCGCTGTACGACGGCACGACGCTCACCGGCAAAAAGAAATTCGGTCACCTTATCCCAGTCATCCGTTATCAGGACCGGCGACAGGGATGGATTCTCGGCCTGCAACTGCGACGCCTCTTCGTCGGCAGGACGCAGCCAGATGCCTTTCGCCCCCAGGTTCACAGCCAGTTGCATATCCGTCAGGCGGTCACCGATCACATAACTGTTTGCCAGGTCATATTCACCGGTCAGATAGCTGCCCAGCATGCCGGTACGCGGCTTGCGACCCGGCGAATTATCTTCCGGAAAGGAACGGTCGATCAGGATATCGTCAAAAACAATCCCCTCGCCTTCCAGTGCCTTCAACATTTTAGTATGAGCCGGCCAAAAAGTATCTTCCGGGAAAGAAGACGTTCCCAATCCGTCCTGATTTGTTACCATGACAAACTCGAAATCCAGTTGCTTACGTATGAAATATAAGTTACGGAACACCTTCGGGTAGAACTCCAGCTTCTCCAGGCTATCCAGCTGGTAATCTACAGGAGGTTCTATCACCAAAGTTCCGTCTCTATCGATAAAGAGGGCTCTTTTCATGCTTACATATTTTTTAAAGCCTTCAACAAGGCGTCGTTTTCTTCCGGTGTACCGACTGTGATGCGCAGACAACCGTTACACAACGTCACATTATTGCGGTTACGTACAATAACGCCTTTCTTTACCAATTTATTATATACGGAATCGGCCTTACCTACATTCACCAAAATAAAGTTGGCGTCGGTCGGGTACATTTTCTGAACGATCGGCAGTTCCGGCAAAGCCGCCTGCAGACGGATACGTTCAGACATGATACGGCGCAACTGGTCCAGCATCTCCCGTTCGTTGTTCAACAGCTCCAATGCCTGCTTCTGTGTCAACATATTGACATTGTAAGGATATTTGATCTTGTTCAAAATCGCTACAATTTCAGGAGAAGCAAATGCCATGCCCAGGCGGAGACCGGCGGCACCCCAGGCTTTGGATAGCGTCTGCAGCACGATCAGGTTCGGGAATTTCTTCAATTCCGGAAGAAAAGAAGACTCTGCCGAGAAATCGATGTAGGCTTCATCCAGGACAACGATCCCTTCGAAGTGATTCAATATCTTATAGATCTCCTCCCGGTCCAGGCTGTTTCCCGTCGGATTGTTGGGAGAACAGAGGAAGATTATTTTCACCCATTCGTCCACTTCGTCCAGCAAAGCATCTGCATCCAATTCGAAATCGGAGGTGAGATTAACCTTTCTGAAATCGACATTGTTTACATTCGCCGCCACTTCATACATACCGTAGGAAGGTGCTATGCTGACGATGGTATCGATTCCCGGCTCACAGAAAGCACGGATCACGAGGTCGATCGGTTCG
This is a stretch of genomic DNA from Parabacteroides chongii. It encodes these proteins:
- the tnpC gene encoding IS66 family transposase, giving the protein MVKGKGAELSKEKAARKAVQRLQGSSSEMQAKPIEAVAGQTEQKPQRKRTNNGAKRKTHPECKVEIIEVEPDTPDFRAELATFIGTCEVVRYEMIPTRFIKKIYKIKKYVQDDKVFKGMAPVAPLFNSQYTASFIAGLAELRYLHGMPLENAVEYFRAHGFDLDKGTAQKLVSKTKVQLENLYKALAKAILDDNYICGDETYQKVRLQVATPSGKKIKKGYIWVFVGMTTGLVFFFYDDGSRSAEVFERQIKGFKGAFQCDYYYGYRNIGIGEMTGIKRLPCLQHIKRKFLDIKDNSQAQEIAKLFGLLYHFEHMHRIGKDGWTENTHIQWRQRYSKVILEKIYMRLIAAKDRTGIPPDDPLLAATNHALKQWHEIPLIFASPTYRLDNNEVERINRYISLTRRRFTIGSHTGAEAAALYHSLAITCHRCGVYVFDYFCDIIDKCAAWAPNTPIEKYRDLLPDRWIHTQK
- a CDS encoding type II toxin-antitoxin system RelE/ParE family toxin; translated protein: MQVIWSPDAEKELNDLVEYCLITFGKRTASNVYQRIRHYEILLAQNPLMGKYEILLEKYPQGFRSIVEHSHYKLIYFIDKQKNIINIVDIWDTRRAPENLVNRLK
- a CDS encoding lipocalin-like domain-containing protein, which translates into the protein MKYWIIAAVAILMAACNNDTEHKLEGKWQLQQVEANGEVIQADTVFYNFQNILFMYQIYQPDSNSVLYRYGYNTVDENKLTLELEHNPNTLDKFLPYTDWNSKTRVFTIEKLSGKQLILDSEGKRYIFRKF
- the hisB gene encoding bifunctional histidinol-phosphatase/imidazoleglycerol-phosphate dehydratase HisB, giving the protein MKRALFIDRDGTLVIEPPVDYQLDSLEKLEFYPKVFRNLYFIRKQLDFEFVMVTNQDGLGTSSFPEDTFWPAHTKMLKALEGEGIVFDDILIDRSFPEDNSPGRKPRTGMLGSYLTGEYDLANSYVIGDRLTDMQLAVNLGAKGIWLRPADEEASQLQAENPSLSPVLITDDWDKVTEFLFAGERRAVVQRTTKETDIYVEVNLDGNGKTEISTGLGFFDHMLDQIGKHSGMDLVIRVKGDLNVDEHHTIEDTAIALGEALLKALGDKRGIERYGYCLPMDDCLCSVALDFGGRPWLVWDAEFHREMVGDMPTEMFLHFFKSLSDAARMNLNVKAEGTNEHHKIEGIFKALARAVKMAIRRDIYKYELPSTKGLL
- the hisC gene encoding histidinol-phosphate transaminase gives rise to the protein MMDLKDLVRPNIWELKPYSSARDEFHGSASVFLDANENPYNEPYNRYPDPLQWELKDRIAELKDVDRNSIFLGNGSDEPIDLVIRAFCEPGIDTIVSIAPSYGMYEVAANVNNVDFRKVNLTSDFELDADALLDEVDEWVKIIFLCSPNNPTGNSLDREEIYKILNHFEGIVVLDEAYIDFSAESSFLPELKKFPNLIVLQTLSKAWGAAGLRLGMAFASPEIVAILNKIKYPYNVNMLTQKQALELLNNEREMLDQLRRIMSERIRLQAALPELPIVQKMYPTDANFILVNVGKADSVYNKLVKKGVIVRNRNNVTLCNGCLRITVGTPEENDALLKALKNM